In Candidatus Woesebacteria bacterium, one DNA window encodes the following:
- a CDS encoding DNA gyrase subunit B has translation MNTSNTNEYTAEQIQVLEGLEPVRKRPGMYIGSTDSRGLHECLREIVDNSVDESFAGVAKDVWVVIREDGSALVRDNGRGIPVEKHKSGISALELTMTKLHAGGKFGGGAYKVSGGLHGVGASVVNALSKHFRVIVLRDNKAYYQEYKAGKPLKPVQEAGQKDLDEWLPKEWNIKIGQNLTGTITQFTPDPEIFKNVEFETNKIKALLKDRAYLVGGLSFHFKDERTKEIAHYYFEGGIKSLVAHLNRNKNTLSDVIYINKSDGNISCEVTIQYNEGINEIVKGYVNGILTTDGGTHITGFRIALTRSILDYIKKQNGENGKNALVLTGDDTKEGLTAVVYIKMPSESLQFESQTKARLNNPEVQGFVSSAVKEGLDTYFEEHPQDARRIIEKILLAAKARLAARAAKEAVLRKGALDGASLPGKLADCQSRDPSISELYIVEGDSAGGSAKQGRDRRFQAVLPLGGKILNTERAHLDKIVKFEEIKDLIIALGTGIGENINYDKARYHRIIIMCDADVDGQHITTLLLTFFYRHMRDIIEKGYLYIAQPPLYKITIGKESHYVYSDEEKEAIVANIKDQKFTIQRYKGLGEMNPLQLWETTMDPKNRTLKKVTIENAEEADKMFTMLMGEEVPPRKKYIQTHAKLATLDI, from the coding sequence ATGAATACTTCCAACACAAACGAATATACAGCCGAACAGATACAAGTCCTTGAAGGCTTGGAACCGGTAAGAAAAAGACCGGGAATGTATATTGGTTCCACTGATTCAAGAGGATTACACGAATGCCTAAGAGAAATAGTTGATAATTCTGTTGACGAATCCTTTGCCGGAGTAGCCAAAGATGTTTGGGTAGTCATAAGAGAAGACGGATCTGCCTTGGTAAGGGACAATGGCCGCGGCATTCCTGTTGAAAAACATAAATCAGGCATATCCGCGCTTGAATTGACAATGACCAAGCTTCATGCTGGTGGAAAATTCGGTGGCGGCGCTTACAAAGTTTCAGGAGGACTGCATGGAGTCGGAGCATCGGTAGTCAATGCGCTTTCAAAACACTTTAGAGTAATTGTTCTGCGAGACAACAAAGCTTACTACCAGGAATACAAAGCAGGCAAACCGCTAAAGCCAGTCCAAGAAGCAGGTCAGAAAGATTTAGATGAATGGCTGCCAAAAGAATGGAATATAAAAATAGGACAGAACTTAACAGGAACCATCACTCAATTTACTCCCGATCCAGAAATTTTCAAAAATGTAGAGTTCGAAACGAATAAAATTAAAGCCTTACTCAAAGACAGAGCCTATCTTGTAGGCGGGCTTTCTTTCCACTTTAAAGATGAGAGGACAAAAGAAATCGCCCACTACTATTTTGAAGGAGGAATAAAGTCCTTAGTAGCACATCTGAATCGCAATAAAAACACTCTATCTGATGTAATTTATATCAACAAATCCGACGGAAATATCTCCTGCGAAGTAACAATCCAATACAATGAAGGCATTAATGAAATAGTCAAAGGCTATGTAAACGGAATTCTAACAACCGATGGGGGAACTCACATCACAGGATTTAGAATTGCTCTGACTCGCTCAATCCTAGATTATATTAAAAAACAAAATGGAGAAAACGGCAAAAACGCTTTAGTTTTAACGGGAGATGATACAAAAGAAGGCTTAACTGCAGTTGTTTATATCAAAATGCCTTCTGAATCTCTCCAATTCGAAAGCCAAACCAAAGCAAGGCTTAATAACCCCGAAGTTCAAGGTTTTGTCAGCTCAGCGGTTAAGGAAGGTCTTGATACTTACTTTGAGGAACATCCACAAGATGCAAGAAGAATAATCGAAAAAATACTACTTGCTGCTAAAGCAAGACTTGCAGCAAGAGCTGCTAAGGAAGCAGTTTTAAGAAAAGGCGCGCTTGACGGAGCCTCGCTGCCCGGAAAATTGGCGGATTGCCAATCAAGAGATCCATCAATCAGTGAGCTTTATATTGTAGAAGGGGATTCAGCAGGAGGCAGCGCCAAGCAGGGAAGAGACCGTCGTTTTCAAGCAGTCTTACCCTTGGGAGGAAAAATCTTAAATACAGAGAGGGCTCACCTTGATAAAATTGTTAAATTTGAGGAAATAAAAGACTTAATCATCGCACTAGGAACTGGAATAGGGGAGAATATCAACTACGATAAAGCTAGGTATCACCGCATTATCATTATGTGTGATGCCGATGTTGACGGTCAGCATATAACCACTCTTCTTCTAACATTCTTTTACCGACATATGAGAGATATCATTGAAAAAGGTTATCTTTATATAGCCCAACCGCCTCTTTATAAAATCACAATAGGCAAAGAATCCCATTATGTTTATTCTGATGAAGAAAAGGAGGCTATTGTTGCTAATATTAAAGACCAAAAATTCACAATTCAAAGATATAAAGGTCTTGGAGAAATGAATCCTTTGCAGCTTTGGGAAACGACAATGGATCCCAAAAATAGAACTCTTAAAAAAGTAACTATTGAAAATGCTGAAGAAGCAGACAAAATGTTTACTATGCTAATGGGAGAAGAAGTACCACCAAGGAAAAAATACATCCAAACCCACGCCAAACTGGCCACTCTTGACATCTAG
- a CDS encoding Type IV fimbrial assembly protein PilC, which yields MRFNFKAKDKKGRLVAGLVEANDEKHAASLVREKELILLSLSPQRKDNLSVIINKFKNRIKEDDVSTFTRQLATMVNAGLPITEFLLILKNQARGAALKEMLSQILADVQEGQSLSSAIGKYPNVFSPTYIALLKAGEAGGVLDNVLSRLSDNMEKQVEFKGKVKGALIYPVIVVIGMVLVAAIMMIFVIPKMLSLYSEFGAELPGPTKILMSVSGFFAKFWWLMLIIIAFLINFLITYRKTKTGRRKIDELILKIPIFGDLQRQVALTELTRTLSLLVGAGVSILEALGILSQISGNAVIGDALEDSAKQVEKGFPLAYAFSKHPEAFPYILSQMVAVGEETGKMSEVLAKVSHVFEVESDQKVKALTSAIEPIVMVVLGVGVGFLVIAVILPIYNLTSQF from the coding sequence ATGAGGTTTAACTTCAAAGCTAAGGATAAAAAAGGAAGATTAGTTGCAGGTTTGGTTGAAGCTAATGATGAAAAACATGCGGCATCTTTGGTTCGGGAAAAGGAATTGATTTTACTTTCTCTATCTCCTCAAAGGAAAGACAACCTAAGTGTTATCATCAACAAATTTAAAAACAGGATTAAAGAGGATGATGTTTCTACTTTTACTCGTCAGCTAGCGACGATGGTCAACGCAGGATTGCCAATTACTGAATTTTTGTTGATTTTGAAAAATCAGGCGCGAGGGGCAGCGCTTAAGGAGATGCTAAGCCAAATCTTGGCTGATGTCCAAGAGGGTCAATCGCTTTCTAGCGCAATAGGTAAGTATCCAAATGTCTTTTCCCCGACTTATATTGCCTTGTTGAAAGCGGGTGAAGCGGGAGGGGTTTTGGATAATGTTTTATCCCGTCTTTCTGATAATATGGAAAAGCAAGTTGAATTTAAAGGCAAGGTGAAAGGTGCGCTTATTTACCCTGTGATAGTTGTTATTGGAATGGTTTTGGTGGCAGCTATAATGATGATTTTTGTCATTCCCAAAATGCTAAGCCTTTATTCTGAGTTTGGAGCTGAGCTTCCGGGACCAACGAAAATTTTGATGTCTGTTTCCGGTTTTTTTGCTAAGTTTTGGTGGCTGATGTTAATCATAATTGCTTTTTTGATCAATTTCTTGATCACTTATCGCAAGACGAAAACCGGTAGAAGAAAAATTGATGAGCTGATTTTGAAGATTCCGATCTTTGGCGACTTGCAGAGACAGGTGGCATTGACAGAATTAACAAGAACTTTGAGTCTCTTGGTTGGCGCTGGCGTTTCTATTCTTGAAGCTTTAGGAATTTTGTCGCAAATTTCAGGAAATGCTGTTATTGGTGATGCTCTTGAAGATAGTGCTAAACAGGTTGAAAAAGGTTTCCCTTTAGCCTACGCTTTTTCAAAACATCCCGAAGCTTTTCCTTATATTCTTTCTCAAATGGTGGCAGTGGGAGAAGAGACTGGGAAAATGAGCGAAGTTTTGGCTAAGGTTAGTCATGTCTTTGAGGTTGAATCGGATCAGAAAGTCAAGGCTTTGACTTCAGCTATCGAGCCGATTGTAATGGTGGTTTTGGGTGTTGGTGTTGGTTTCTTGGTCATCGCTGTTATTTTGCCGATTTATAATTTGACTAGCCAATTTTAG
- a CDS encoding Type II secretion system protein PulG, which translates to MKRKSAFTLIELLVVVAFLSLMVLVAIFAFKGPLFKGYDARRKSDLNRIKIALEEYEKDHNCYPPYLPSCKGSDAGILKSYIPIIPYDPHTKTDYLYYPDPTSTCAKWAWLFTNLEYTGDPKITEIGCQNGCGPNQAYGFNYYVTTPGAPDPFKSGSANVPPDVSGNYYGCFSGVCQPIGVNSDTHLPVCQPNFTSSDCRNLCQDESGPINECNSY; encoded by the coding sequence ATGAAAAGAAAAAGTGCTTTTACTTTAATTGAGCTTTTGGTTGTGGTTGCTTTTTTGTCTTTGATGGTTTTGGTGGCTATTTTTGCTTTTAAAGGACCCTTGTTTAAGGGTTATGATGCGAGGAGAAAGTCAGATCTCAATAGGATTAAAATAGCTCTTGAAGAATATGAGAAAGATCATAATTGTTACCCTCCTTATTTGCCTTCTTGCAAGGGTTCAGATGCTGGTATTTTAAAATCATATATACCCATTATCCCTTATGATCCTCATACTAAAACTGATTATCTTTATTATCCTGATCCTACATCAACTTGTGCTAAATGGGCTTGGCTTTTTACCAATCTAGAATATACTGGTGATCCGAAAATTACAGAAATCGGTTGTCAAAACGGCTGTGGACCAAATCAAGCTTATGGTTTTAATTATTATGTGACTACTCCTGGTGCTCCTGATCCTTTTAAGTCTGGTAGCGCCAATGTCCCCCCTGATGTCAGTGGTAATTATTATGGTTGTTTTTCTGGGGTTTGCCAACCAATAGGAGTTAACTCAGATACTCATCTACCAGTCTGTCAACCTAATTTTACTAGTTCTGATTGTCGTAACTTATGTCAAGACGAATCTGGTCCCATAAACGAATGCAACTCTTACTAA
- a CDS encoding Pyrophosphate-energized proton pump, which translates to MYALWLWKNVISSPKGNAKMVKVWTAIKEGSEGYLRKQLKTIIISVLALTLVLFLSVYIVPPSKESIEIFGDKAVPVVAIGRTIAFIIGATFSTLVGQLGMRVAIEGNVRVANQAKLGRANEALAIAHKAGTFTGMLASGLGLLGGIVIFIIFGKASPDALLGFGLGGTLVALFMRIGGGIYTKAADVGADLVGKIEENLPEDDPRNAGVVADLVGDNVGDCAGMAADVFESYEVTMVSSLILGLVLVQLTGNSFWIIYPLAVRASGVIASIVGTLLVPVWGKAKSKLIRTENPEEAMFRSYALSSVLVIAFSFALALYYAGEWRLALLNTAGVLLAYLFNPLTSYFTSSAYKPVREIADSTKSGTATTILSGLVVGMEASVFSIIAIAIAIGISLLSFAGHAPIYMLYGVAMVGIGMLSLTGNNVAMDSFGPIADNANGIGEMSGVGKKAWKIMADLDAAGNTTKAITKQVAIASAVIAATSLFFSYVTDVGVVQARLGLTVIEKITISKLDTIIGLLLGGSLPFIFSAYSIKAVAKAANKVVEEVRKQFARKGVLEGKVSPEYDKVVAITTSAAQRELLTLVAISISLPLFVGAVFQVEALGAFLAGVILVGQLMAVFMAVAGGALDNAKKYIEDGNLGGKGSPSHKASVEGDTFGDPLKDTAGPALNPMIKVVNLISLIAAPVIVQYQNKSELTVFGLLMLLILAWGISRSHKIEQRTENKREIRS; encoded by the coding sequence ATGTACGCTCTATGGCTCTGGAAAAATGTTATTTCTTCTCCCAAAGGAAATGCCAAGATGGTAAAAGTGTGGACCGCTATCAAAGAAGGATCTGAAGGTTACTTAAGAAAACAGCTAAAAACAATTATCATCTCGGTACTAGCATTGACCTTAGTTTTGTTTCTAAGTGTTTATATAGTGCCTCCATCCAAAGAATCTATTGAAATTTTTGGGGACAAGGCGGTGCCTGTTGTAGCCATTGGCAGAACGATAGCTTTCATAATCGGCGCCACTTTCTCAACTCTAGTGGGCCAACTGGGCATGAGAGTTGCAATAGAAGGTAACGTCAGAGTCGCCAACCAAGCTAAATTGGGTAGGGCAAACGAAGCACTAGCCATCGCACACAAAGCAGGCACCTTTACGGGCATGCTCGCTAGTGGATTGGGGTTGCTGGGAGGAATTGTGATATTTATCATTTTTGGTAAAGCATCTCCAGACGCTTTACTGGGTTTTGGTCTTGGAGGGACTTTAGTTGCCCTTTTTATGAGAATAGGTGGAGGTATTTACACGAAAGCCGCTGATGTCGGTGCCGATCTTGTAGGAAAGATCGAAGAAAACCTCCCCGAGGACGATCCTAGAAACGCAGGGGTAGTAGCCGACCTTGTAGGCGACAATGTGGGAGACTGTGCTGGGATGGCCGCCGATGTGTTTGAATCTTACGAAGTGACAATGGTATCCTCACTAATTTTAGGTCTCGTTCTGGTTCAACTAACTGGAAATAGCTTCTGGATAATATACCCACTAGCTGTAAGAGCATCAGGTGTTATAGCATCAATCGTAGGAACTTTGTTAGTCCCTGTCTGGGGCAAAGCGAAATCAAAACTAATTCGTACAGAAAACCCAGAAGAAGCAATGTTTCGATCTTATGCTTTATCAAGCGTTCTTGTCATCGCATTTTCTTTCGCTCTCGCTTTATACTACGCTGGTGAATGGAGGCTGGCTCTGCTCAATACAGCTGGTGTGTTACTAGCTTATTTATTTAATCCATTAACTTCATACTTTACTTCATCAGCTTACAAGCCTGTTAGAGAAATAGCTGATTCCACAAAATCAGGAACAGCAACCACTATTCTTTCAGGATTGGTAGTTGGCATGGAGGCAAGCGTTTTTAGCATTATAGCCATTGCCATCGCAATAGGTATAAGTCTATTATCCTTTGCGGGCCATGCTCCCATATACATGCTCTATGGAGTAGCCATGGTCGGAATAGGAATGCTTTCTCTAACTGGTAATAATGTTGCCATGGACTCGTTTGGACCAATTGCAGATAATGCCAATGGGATCGGTGAGATGTCGGGTGTTGGTAAAAAGGCATGGAAAATAATGGCTGATCTTGATGCCGCTGGCAACACCACTAAAGCAATTACTAAACAAGTGGCAATTGCTTCCGCAGTAATAGCGGCCACCAGTCTATTTTTCTCTTATGTGACTGATGTGGGCGTTGTCCAGGCAAGACTGGGGTTAACGGTTATTGAGAAAATAACAATCTCAAAACTTGACACAATAATCGGACTACTGTTGGGTGGGTCATTGCCTTTTATTTTCTCTGCTTATTCAATCAAGGCAGTAGCTAAAGCAGCAAACAAAGTTGTAGAAGAAGTAAGAAAACAATTCGCAAGAAAAGGGGTTCTTGAAGGCAAAGTATCACCGGAATATGACAAGGTAGTCGCCATCACTACAAGCGCTGCGCAAAGGGAACTTTTAACATTAGTTGCCATCTCTATCTCCTTACCTCTTTTTGTCGGAGCAGTATTTCAGGTCGAAGCTTTAGGTGCATTTTTAGCAGGAGTAATCTTGGTAGGACAATTAATGGCTGTGTTTATGGCTGTTGCTGGAGGAGCATTAGACAATGCCAAAAAATACATTGAGGATGGCAACTTGGGGGGGAAGGGGTCACCATCACACAAAGCAAGTGTAGAAGGTGACACTTTTGGAGACCCTCTCAAGGACACTGCAGGTCCTGCTTTAAATCCGATGATTAAAGTCGTCAACCTTATAAGCTTAATTGCTGCTCCTGTTATTGTTCAATATCAAAATAAATCTGAATTGACTGTGTTCGGCTTACTTATGCTTCTCATTCTAGCTTGGGGAATATCAAGAAGCCATAAAATAGAACAAAGAACAGAGAACAAAAGGGAAATTAGAAGTTAA
- a CDS encoding Leader peptidase (Prepilin peptidase) / N-methyltransferase, translated as MILLIIFILGLIFGSFVSAVTYRLPKGISFISGRSFCPNCKHNISWYDNIPLFSFLLLRGRCRYCGKKISWRYPLLELITGLGFVLIYLSYLSCLGQGPTLSSNFFCSQAGRMGFFTLPYWFFTFILLLVVFVIDFEHKVVFDSLVFILFIFFLATSLFFSDSTLYLNLLVAFSISLFFLFLHLFTSGRGMGLGDVKLALPLGFYLGFPLSLVWLFLSFLTGAAVGIILILLGRAKFGKPIPFGPFMIFSFWVVLFLGERIIFFLR; from the coding sequence ATGATTTTACTTATTATTTTTATTCTTGGTTTAATTTTTGGTTCTTTTGTTTCGGCTGTTACCTATCGCCTTCCAAAAGGAATTTCTTTTATTTCAGGTCGGTCTTTTTGTCCTAATTGTAAGCACAATATTTCTTGGTACGACAATATTCCTCTTTTTTCTTTTTTGCTTCTTCGCGGCCGTTGCCGGTATTGTGGCAAAAAAATTTCTTGGCGCTATCCCCTACTTGAGCTAATAACAGGATTGGGGTTTGTTTTGATTTATTTGTCTTATCTCTCCTGTCTTGGACAAGGTCCGACCCTGTCCAGTAATTTTTTTTGCAGTCAGGCTGGAAGAATGGGATTTTTTACCCTTCCCTATTGGTTCTTCACTTTTATCTTGCTTCTTGTTGTTTTTGTCATAGATTTTGAACATAAAGTTGTCTTTGACAGCTTGGTCTTTATTCTTTTTATTTTTTTTCTTGCCACTTCCCTTTTCTTTTCGGATAGCACTTTGTATCTCAACTTGTTGGTAGCTTTTTCTATTTCATTATTTTTCTTATTTTTGCATCTTTTTACCTCTGGTCGGGGTATGGGGCTTGGGGATGTTAAATTAGCCTTGCCTCTTGGTTTTTATCTTGGATTTCCTCTTAGTTTGGTTTGGCTTTTTCTTTCTTTCTTGACTGGAGCAGCAGTTGGAATTATATTGATATTATTGGGCAGGGCTAAATTTGGAAAGCCGATTCCATTTGGTCCTTTTATGATCTTTTCTTTTTGGGTGGTGTTATTTTTAGGCGAAAGAATAATTTTTTTCTTAAGATGA
- a CDS encoding Type IV fimbrial assembly, ATPase PilB, with product MTTSAQISTKANQINNQDATLSLTLADILVKQGSITEDKAKEIKLAEIQTGKNQEAIVKSLGIVSPADLAKAKAALFNIPFIDLANAPVSPEAMAILPKEIAERFKVFPLSIDKVSKTLDLAMADPLDLFAIEFVEQKTNLRVRLYACDEAKLEEFITVRYATSLSKEVTEALKDVAPEVKEGANGIAGTKVGFIKDEKIAEIVTQILDFAVRARASDIHIEPQEKSTRVRYRIDGILQEKLTIPKALHKALVSRIKILSGLKIDEKRVPQDGRFNFMGASEDVDLRISTLPTAWGEKVVMRLLKKTGGVPELPELGLRGLALKNLETAILRPHGIIIICGPTGSGKTTTLYSIISKINTPKVNIVTLEDPIEYKIPGVNQVQVNPAAGLTFASGLRAFLRQDPNIILVGEIRDRETADLAIQASLTGHLVFSTLHTNDASGAFPRLLDMGAEPYLLASSMTAILAQRVVRKIHEDCKEEYTPDPKVIEDMKNVLGPLWNKGEGEVKLYHGTGDPECGGSGYYGRIGIFEVMPVSEKISRLILEHKSASDIEKVAREEGMITMKQDGYLKVLEGITTIEEVLRVAQD from the coding sequence ATGACAACTTCTGCTCAAATATCAACTAAAGCTAATCAGATTAATAATCAGGATGCTACTCTATCGCTTACTTTGGCTGATATCTTAGTGAAGCAAGGGTCAATAACCGAGGATAAAGCTAAGGAGATCAAGTTAGCTGAAATTCAGACTGGCAAAAACCAAGAGGCAATTGTTAAGTCTTTAGGAATAGTTTCGCCTGCAGATCTAGCTAAAGCGAAAGCTGCCTTGTTTAATATTCCTTTTATAGATTTGGCTAATGCTCCTGTTTCTCCTGAAGCTATGGCAATTTTGCCCAAGGAAATTGCTGAAAGATTTAAGGTCTTTCCTCTTTCTATTGATAAAGTCTCCAAGACATTGGATTTAGCGATGGCTGATCCTCTTGATCTTTTTGCTATTGAATTTGTTGAGCAGAAAACTAATCTTCGGGTTAGACTATATGCTTGTGATGAAGCTAAACTTGAGGAATTTATCACTGTTCGTTATGCCACTTCTCTTTCAAAAGAAGTAACGGAAGCTTTGAAAGATGTAGCTCCTGAAGTCAAGGAGGGTGCAAATGGAATAGCAGGAACTAAAGTCGGTTTTATTAAGGACGAAAAGATAGCAGAGATTGTGACCCAAATTCTTGATTTTGCTGTTCGAGCTAGAGCTTCTGATATTCATATAGAACCTCAAGAAAAATCAACTAGGGTTCGTTACAGAATTGATGGAATACTACAGGAGAAATTGACGATACCTAAGGCTTTGCACAAAGCTCTTGTCTCAAGGATTAAGATCCTTTCTGGATTGAAGATAGACGAGAAAAGGGTGCCTCAGGATGGTAGGTTTAATTTTATGGGGGCTTCTGAAGATGTTGATTTGCGTATCTCTACTTTACCTACAGCTTGGGGAGAAAAGGTGGTTATGAGGCTTCTTAAAAAAACTGGTGGGGTACCAGAACTACCAGAACTTGGTTTAAGGGGTCTTGCTCTTAAAAATTTGGAAACGGCAATACTTAGGCCTCATGGCATTATTATTATTTGTGGTCCTACTGGTTCTGGTAAAACTACCACTCTTTACTCTATTATTTCAAAAATTAATACCCCTAAAGTTAATATTGTTACTTTGGAGGACCCGATTGAGTATAAGATTCCTGGAGTTAATCAGGTGCAGGTTAATCCAGCTGCTGGTTTGACTTTTGCTTCTGGTTTGAGAGCTTTTTTGCGGCAAGACCCGAATATTATTCTAGTTGGTGAGATTCGTGACCGCGAGACTGCTGATTTGGCTATTCAAGCGTCTTTAACAGGTCATCTTGTCTTTTCTACCTTGCATACTAATGATGCGTCAGGAGCTTTTCCTCGTCTTTTGGATATGGGTGCTGAGCCTTATCTTTTGGCTTCTTCTATGACGGCTATTTTAGCCCAGAGGGTGGTCAGGAAAATTCACGAGGATTGTAAAGAAGAATATACCCCTGACCCAAAGGTGATTGAGGATATGAAAAATGTTTTAGGCCCTCTTTGGAATAAAGGTGAAGGAGAAGTTAAACTTTATCATGGTACTGGTGATCCTGAATGTGGAGGGTCAGGGTACTATGGTAGAATTGGTATTTTTGAGGTAATGCCTGTTTCTGAAAAAATCAGTCGACTTATTTTGGAGCATAAGTCTGCTAGCGATATTGAGAAGGTGGCGCGTGAAGAAGGGATGATAACCATGAAGCAGGATGGCTATCTGAAGGTTCTTGAGGGAATTACTACCATAGAAGAAGTCTTAAGGGTAGCCCAAGACTAA
- a CDS encoding DNA polymerase III delta prime subunit, with the protein MNSFIIASTDKKRIEEKINEIVKKNQAIVSEFKLKTIEDARELKELTKLSHQQKLAVIIKEVEKASLPALNAILKNIEEPGPNIIFILTTRNIKSVIPTVISRCQIIKLTSKREENKDINPEYLAFLNKKKGLQLLYVDKIKKREEALEFLEGLIQFCEKSIYQKERDTKISRCLIHANQALLAIKSNANVKLQLTRMVINL; encoded by the coding sequence ATGAACTCGTTTATCATTGCCTCTACTGATAAAAAAAGAATTGAGGAAAAAATAAATGAGATTGTAAAAAAAAACCAAGCAATTGTCTCTGAATTCAAACTTAAGACAATTGAAGATGCTCGAGAATTAAAAGAATTAACCAAACTCTCACATCAGCAAAAACTGGCAGTAATAATTAAAGAAGTAGAAAAAGCCTCTCTCCCAGCCTTAAACGCTATTCTAAAAAATATTGAAGAACCAGGGCCAAATATAATTTTTATTCTAACAACAAGAAATATAAAAAGTGTTATACCCACTGTTATCTCAAGATGCCAGATAATAAAACTTACTTCAAAAAGAGAAGAAAATAAAGATATTAATCCTGAATATTTAGCTTTCCTTAACAAAAAAAAGGGTCTGCAACTTCTTTATGTTGATAAAATTAAAAAGAGGGAAGAAGCGTTAGAATTTCTAGAAGGATTAATTCAATTTTGCGAAAAATCCATTTACCAAAAAGAAAGGGATACTAAAATATCGCGTTGTCTTATACACGCAAATCAAGCTCTTTTGGCCATAAAATCAAACGCAAATGTCAAACTCCAGTTGACAAGAATGGTTATCAACCTTTAG
- a CDS encoding Twitching motility protein PilT, whose protein sequence is MLDVIQLLNLAVEKKASDLHLIVGVPPYLRIDGQLLPVNEEPVVTSEFIEKVATTVLKPEQYERFKVNRDLDFSFFLSDVARFRVNAYFQKGNYSFSFHVIPSQILTVEELGLPEVLHSFTHLRQGFVLITGPTGHGKSTTLASMLNEINKNRSEHIVTIEDPIEFVIPPVKSIISQREVGFDTHSWQIALRSVLREDPDVVMIGEMRDLETISAALTVAETGHLVFATLHTNSASQTIDRIVDVFPENQQGQVRLQLSNTLEGVFSMRLVPAIGGGRVVAYELMLGTPAVRSVVRDGKTHLLDNIIQTSQEFGMSTLEMSLAELVKTGKISFEVAQSYSLRVEELSRLVKGES, encoded by the coding sequence ATGCTTGATGTAATACAACTTTTAAATCTAGCGGTTGAGAAGAAAGCTTCTGATTTGCATCTGATTGTAGGTGTTCCTCCTTACTTGCGTATCGATGGCCAGCTTTTGCCTGTGAATGAAGAACCTGTTGTTACCAGTGAGTTTATTGAAAAAGTAGCTACTACCGTTTTGAAACCTGAGCAATATGAGCGCTTTAAAGTTAATCGTGATCTTGATTTCTCTTTTTTTCTTTCTGATGTCGCTCGTTTTAGGGTTAATGCCTATTTTCAAAAAGGCAATTATTCTTTTTCTTTTCATGTTATTCCTTCTCAGATTTTGACAGTAGAAGAATTAGGATTGCCTGAAGTTCTTCATTCTTTCACTCATCTAAGACAAGGATTTGTTTTGATAACCGGCCCTACTGGCCATGGAAAGTCTACAACTTTAGCATCAATGCTCAACGAGATTAATAAAAATAGGAGCGAGCATATAGTGACTATTGAAGATCCAATTGAGTTTGTTATTCCACCAGTCAAATCTATCATCTCCCAAAGAGAAGTTGGTTTTGATACTCATTCTTGGCAGATAGCTCTTCGCTCTGTTTTAAGGGAAGATCCCGATGTGGTGATGATTGGTGAGATGCGCGACTTGGAAACCATTTCTGCTGCTTTGACTGTGGCAGAAACAGGACATTTAGTTTTTGCTACTCTTCATACCAATTCAGCTTCTCAAACTATTGATAGAATAGTTGATGTCTTTCCTGAAAATCAGCAAGGGCAAGTTAGGCTTCAACTCTCAAATACTCTAGAAGGAGTTTTCTCCATGCGTTTGGTTCCTGCTATAGGAGGAGGAAGAGTTGTTGCCTATGAACTTATGCTTGGAACACCAGCGGTTAGATCTGTAGTCCGTGATGGTAAAACTCATCTTCTAGATAATATCATCCAAACTTCGCAAGAATTTGGCATGTCAACTTTAGAGATGTCTTTAGCTGAATTGGTAAAAACAGGAAAGATTTCTTTTGAGGTAGCTCAATCTTATTCCCTTAGAGTTGAAGAATTATCTCGTCTTGTTAAAGGTGAAAGTTAA
- a CDS encoding type II secretion system protein: protein MKLSAKGFTLIELLIVIAVLGILAVTVLAAINPIEQINRFRDTGSRSDAEQLIGAIDRFYASRGYYPWQTVAGTAGAAVAWTQVTTAWSGAATTSVLSQLSAAGTKEIKQSFVSRITAPNYNPLWIYNRGQAGDSYYICFSPQSSSFRTEANTRCANTSGSGLPVDLRPIAGTVCGNTISPYSCLP, encoded by the coding sequence ATGAAATTATCTGCCAAAGGCTTCACCTTAATAGAGCTTCTCATAGTCATCGCGGTTTTGGGCATTCTGGCAGTTACTGTTCTTGCTGCTATTAATCCAATAGAACAGATTAATAGATTTCGTGATACTGGCTCTAGGTCCGATGCAGAGCAATTGATTGGAGCTATTGATAGGTTTTATGCCTCAAGAGGTTATTATCCGTGGCAGACGGTTGCTGGTACCGCTGGCGCTGCTGTTGCTTGGACGCAAGTCACTACAGCATGGTCGGGAGCTGCCACCACTTCCGTTTTGAGCCAATTATCTGCAGCAGGTACGAAGGAAATCAAGCAATCTTTTGTTAGTAGGATTACTGCACCTAACTATAATCCTTTATGGATCTATAATAGAGGGCAGGCTGGTGACAGTTATTATATCTGTTTTTCACCTCAGTCTAGTTCCTTTAGAACAGAGGCTAACACAAGGTGTGCTAATACCTCTGGATCTGGTTTGCCAGTTGATTTGAGACCTATAGCAGGTACTGTATGCGGTAACACAATATCTCCATACTCTTGTCTTCCATAA